A region of Culicoides brevitarsis isolate CSIRO-B50_1 chromosome 1, AGI_CSIRO_Cbre_v1, whole genome shotgun sequence DNA encodes the following proteins:
- the LOC134827670 gene encoding uncharacterized protein LOC134827670: MSQNSRKSSLLFLFLCLLLETSLVECRIGRRRIASRIKPIETDDVSGLIHLYIGVEKDGEYKLVKDSDETGHELVNCDTDGKIAIIVHGWRESCSTLWVRELVLNLRKHRGGCILCFDYSEYQKALSDRYRPLVNHFGMIAGSFLDMLIGLEEVGFDTKNNGFIFGFSYGARLAIEAAGAFGFQKLERIDVCDPARPFFETGSGRRRFNLVDPRYAAKHVQCIHTSSDKGTQTRNCHIDWIMGKCGKEQVAASDPPFGSHGLCPHFYNSAFDNNFFAIEKPLECVSNRQAVMLPIGFKMGYRENRTEQVRGDVYARTSDKYPYNVL; this comes from the exons atgtcCCAAAATTCTCGTAAATCGTCTCTATTGTTcctatttttgtgtttattgcTCGAAACATCGCTCGTAGAATGCCGAATTGGACGTCGTAGAATTGCGAGTCGCATCAAACCTATTGAAACAGACGACGTCAGTGGATTAATTCATCTTTACATTGGCGTTGA aaaagacgGCGAATACAAATTGGTGAAAGACAGCGACGAAACCGGTCATGAATTAGTCAATTGTGATACTGATGGAAAAATTGCGATAATTGTGCATGGATGGCGCGAAAGCTGTTCAACTTTGTGGGTACGAGAATTGGTACTAAATTTGCGAAAACATCGCGGCGGatgtattttgtgttttgactACAGCGAGTATCAAAAAGCACTTTCGGATCGTTATCGACCTTTGGTGAATCATTTCGGCATGATAGCCGGTTCTTTCTTGGATATGCTGATCGGACTTGAAGAAGTTGGCTTCGACACGAAAAATAACGGATTTATTTTTGGCTTCAGTTACGGCGCCAGGTTAGCTATTGAAGCAGCAGGAGCTTTTGGtttccaaaaattagaaagaattgacg tTTGCGATCCTGCTCGTCCCTTCTTCGAAACGGGATCCGGAAGACGTCGTTTTAATCTCGTCGATCCTCGTTACGCCGCCAAACATGTTCAATGCATCCACACGAGCAGCGACAAAGGCACCCAAACGCGAAATTGTCACATTGACTGGATCATGGGTAAATGCGGAAAGGAACAAGTTGCTGCCTCAGATCCGCCCTTTGGTTCGCACGGACTTTGCCCGCATTTTTACAACAGTGCGTtcgataataatttctttgcgATCGAGAAACCCCTCGAATGCGTATCGAATAGACAGGCGGTGATGCTGCCCATCGGATTTAAAATGGGATATCGGGAAAATAGAACGGAGCAGGTCAGAGGTGACGTTTACGCACGAACATCTGATAAATATCCGTATAATGTActctaa